Part of the Papaver somniferum cultivar HN1 unplaced genomic scaffold, ASM357369v1 unplaced-scaffold_18, whole genome shotgun sequence genome is shown below.
GTATATACATGTACATTGGTGTAAAACTCTGTACACCATTGAAAATTCTcatgaaaatttcatttttcAGTACTTCAATGCCAAAGACAAGTGTAATCAATGAAGATAAACAAGACCAAGTGAACCTTGATGACCAGAATGTGATGGATGACACTCGAACAACTGAAATTGATGAAACTACTATAATTGCAGCTGAAGCCATATGTCAGTTGGATCCTAAAGAAGTCCTTTTACTCACACAAGGAGAAGAATCACAGAATGAGACGTATACATCAATTGAGGGCCTTCTAGATAACTTGTCTGAAACTGTGTTCGTAAagcttgaaaaaggttgttacagAACGACACCATCTGAAGTGAAGGAAAAGATGGCAACCCTGATTCGCCACGATTGTCCAAGATTTGCATTATTGATCCAAGAAGATCCAAAAGAAGAGTCATCGCaaaaatcattatccaatgaaGATGTACGAGAAAGGATCATTGAAGAAGCAGTGCAGTTCACTCAACAAAATCCTAGTGAATGTTTTAGCAGCCAAGAGGTAGAAGAAGAGAAGACGACTCTAGTGAGGACAAGAGCAGAGAGGATAAAGGAAGCAGAGATGTTGAAGACACAAGCCGCTGGCAAGTTTTCCAAGACACCATAAAAGAGAAATGCAAAAAGAAAGATAGATCATGATTTCACTGCCGAGGGTAAAACCAAACGAGTTGTGATAAAAGCAGATCCAAAAGGAAAGGGGATCAAAGAGGGACAAGAACCAGGCTATCCTGAGACCATAAAGAGAAAGGGAGATTTATATTGTCCTCACAATCCATTGCCAGATTTTCGTCTATCACCACTATACCAAGCTATGCAAGCAAGACAGGACAAAAAAAGGGTACAAAAATTCTTTGACTACGCAAGCCTGGAGTAAGTTCGCAAAACACCATGATTGAATGTTATAAAAAAAACTATGTGCACAACTTTGTACACCATGTTAACATTTTCTTTATGTTTCCGCAGCTCTGTAGTTTGGCAACTAACAAGCCTGGATGATCCAACAGTCAAGGAAGATATTTTGATTGTTGGAAGAGTACTTCGTCAACTGATGTTCAACAAATATCTGGACCAGGAGGTACTCCAGTTCTACATCCATCGACGTAGAAGATCACTTGTCAGAGATAGCATTCGTCCTCCAGATGGCAAAAAGTACCTGAGCTGTGAAATTATGAGTCCTACTGCATGTGTAagtttttcaaaataaataataaatgtcATGTATAGTTACTTTAATATGTATTGTGTACATAGTTGATTTACATGGCGTGTTCTATGTGTTTTTAGATTTCTTTAGTTGTGTACATTTGTATACACCAATAtgcatatatgattgacacatggtCTGTTAAACgttgattgttagatttatttaGCTATGTACATAGATATGCATCTATGATTGACACATGGTCTGATAATTCTTGATTGTTAGATTaatataggtgtgtacataggtgTATATCATACATGGATATACGGTCTGTTTTCAGGCCTGCAAtgtttgatttgttagttttctgTAGTAGTGTACATGCTTGTTAATTTTCTAATTAAGGTGAgcctaattaattttgttttctaacaAATTATTAATTGAAGTACTATGTCAAGTATAATGTCACCAGCGAGGTGGAAAAGCTTGTGGTTAATTTCATACGGGACATGCCTGAGAAACTGGAAGTTCTTGTAATCCCTATCAATCACTCTACAGATCAAACGAGGATGGGATTGCACTGGtcacttttgaattttgatttcgaaGCCAATGAATGGAAATGGTATAACTCGTTACACTCATAAAATGGGCAGTCATATCAAGACAATGCAAAGAAACTAGCAGCTGTGGTACAAGTGGAACTCAACAAGAAGAGAGCATTAAAGGGTCACCCACCTATAGAAGAGCATGAATTAAACATCATGCCATGccctttgtagttgcaggaaatcccacaacacaccccttgtattatcatgactataatttctagatctaaacttatttgatatgaaaataaagataaagataatgaaaatagaaaataagacacaagatttacgtggttcgatcaatgtgatataCATCCAcagggttagggatcttcactataattgtttgtaattacatatggattagaattgagactccattaatgagtatttggagctctctagatctagtttttgggaagaagatgaatacaaaaGAGAGGTTGACCTCCCTTTCTCTCTCCACAAAACGTGTCTCTCTACAAAGTATGTCTCTCCCCTCtttctctcctacctttctctttatataggatattacatagtggatgaaagctcatatgtagtggagtacagctcatattcccccattttaggatcccgtgctacgttctctcaggctctcattacaatttcgcaggctctgctaTATTCTCACAAGCtttactattgtgcgatatttggatcctacatcttgcctctttttccttgaatattgcttgaagagcgatctttaaggaaaaatccactttgtagtagtagttgttggaggaacgagcgaaataatattggacttgaaaagtacgtacttgcctctattcttttgtgaagttccggagcgttgcgaagtaaataagaagtatcatctcttgaattatgcgaagtatgaagtatccttgaagaagtataagaagtactcaatcctcgaaatatataagaagtatgaagtatgaagtatcctttgagaagtataagaagtacttaatcctcgaaatatataagaagtatgaagtatcctttgagaagtataagaagtatccgtccttgattgcgaataagaagtattgcgaaattatactccacgttctctgcctcatgcaatactgtaatgcaaataagaatttagattagtattcaacatttcttttatcaaaaattttcatttaattgcgagctaaaatcgtttttctttgttttgatttcttttgtataacttgtttcgtctcatccgataaacatctttcatggaaatgatcctaatgaggtcttatgcagcctgttgatggaaggtcttactagcctgttgatggaaggtcttattttgcctcctactactctccatgttagatatcattctcatttgaaacaaagcaaattttcaagagaaatatataaattgatctatgcgagatttttctcggtttcttttgtaattgtggaatctttgtaattctgaaatttctgtaattatatcgccttttgtaaatcaaatcaaaaatcttttattttctgtaaaagtaaaatgttcaaggaaagtggtacttagcttttatgtgatttgttgttgttgtcaatctcgcgcgaaaaatacgttgcatgaagtataaatgtcgcttagcaaaaatagatgcgagaggcaagaattgaacTCGCGACCTGCTACTTTCATATTCTCACACCAtgccaactgtgctaaccctctcttgcgaaataatcaaagttcttgtgaagtaatcaaattccaactgtatgagaggcaattctgtatacatttcgcgtaacaaaaataaacatgcgagaagcaagaattgttcccacgacctgctgcttgcattcatgcctcctgaccaactgtgcaagcttcttctttgcaaaatatctctgcgaaattatcatcaactcttttctgtgcaaaataatcaaagaaatatttgtgcgaaaaatacgcatgtgttgggacttgatcaaacgaccatgaactcattaacttcgcagatgaccaattgtgctgcctcttgtttgccaaataatgaaacaatattgcgaaattattcattttttcactatctgtaaaaaagaagaaaactatgttcgcaggcgaattcgaacttgtgaccacgaacgcacatactgctctctggaccaattgtgcaagaacctctctgcgaaattaacgcataacttttttccttattcttttattctccctgtttctagcgccaaaatgtagttgcaggaaatcctacaacacactccTTGCGAATTTCTGTACGTGGCATATttattttcttcgtccttccttaacttctttcacattttccttcatctcctgaacatgaaaatcttccactgaaacttccattttttccttaaatttcaccataacaactaatttttttctctcactcttttcatgtctttgaattgttgatgatgtttactccctgaaagtgtgatttcttccataaaatttccatttttgaacctaaactttgtagatctagaaaaatatgaacaatagctaatcttcatggaaattttttgaaccaacaagctataggagggataaatcctttactccaccccgtttctagcgccaaaatgtagttgcagtaaatcccacaacacaccccttgtattatcatgactataatttatggatctaaacttatttgatatgaaaataaagataaatataatgaaaatagaaaacaagacacaagatttacgtggttttattaatgtgatctacatccacggggttagggatctttactataattgtttgtaattacatatggattacaattgagactccattaatgagcaTTTGGAtctctctagatctagtttttgtggaagaagatgaatacaaaaGAGAAGGTTGACCTCCCTTTCTCTCTCCACAAAACGCGTCTCTCTACAAAGTGTGTCTCTCCCctctctctctcctacctttctctttatataggatattacatagtggatgacaactcatatgtagtggagtacagctcatattcccccattttcggatcccgtgctacgttctctcaggctctcattacaatttcgcaggctctgctacattctcgcaagctttactattgtgcgatatttggatcctgcACCTTTCACAAGGAATCAACCCGTACTATCTAATATATACTTGTTACTTTATGAAACGAAGTACGAAGACAACAAAAGGTATGGAAAAAGGTCAGCAGAGGTCCGAAGACATTTGTCAGCAAATGAGATCAAAATTGGTGGCCAAGATGTTGACAAAAGGCGGATggtatgaaaatgtgtgggataTAGCAAAGGACGAGGAGCATAATCAGTGGCGCAAGACTACATGAAAGCaaccattgaagaggaagaagagtttttaatcttcattcaagatcactttctgaatttcttctaaACATTTTTAATCTTCAGACAAATTTTTTAAATTTCGGTGtcactttgtttatgacttatctcttttcaaatttcagtttttatcAATTTGTTTGACTTATCACTACTAAAAGACcttgaattaatattttattagtttcaatattaATGTTACAAGTTTATGACTTATCTCATTCACCAAGCTTTGAAATACTAAGGTGTACTTGATTGTGCACAGTTACTGACAGGGCAGAAAATGTttagaaggtgtacataatggtacacatgtactgACAGATTTTTATACTTGATCAAAAgtataaaaagaaaacataaaaatatattaCTAAAATTTGTATAGCATGTAGAACTGAAAAACATGAGAATTGAACATAGCAAAAGTAATTACTAATTATATACAAATCTGAAAACATATAATATTACTTAGCAAAATAGACTAGAAGCATCCATTGTACACCAAGGTGTACATGGTGGTACACCTGTAAAAAGACAGGTAAGAAAAACAGAAGTTTgcaggaaggtgtacataatggtacacatgtccTGGCACTAATTATCCACGCCAAAAGCAAATTGAAAAGACAGAATCTTTGAACAAATGAAACATAGAAAAAATCCTCAAAGCATGGGGTAGGCAGCTCTGTTATGGTGACCAAGAgtgaagcactttgtgcacatcatTTTCCTCTTTTGCTTCTCATATGCATTATTGAAGCGCTGTGTTCTTCGTCTACCCGGTGGAGGAACAGGAATAGGAACAATaaccctatcactaggatcataagacTGCGGCTTGTCATAATTGGGGATTGGCAAGATGATCTCCTGGTATGTCATGTTGTACCATTCGGTGGTgaagtatggctcaacaaatgaatAGATGTCTTCTCTAGTATCTTGAATGGCAGCACAAGCATGCGCACAAGGAAAACCATTCACTCGCCACCTGTGACATGTACAAGTTTTCTGCAATAGATCTACAGAATGAGTCCGGGGAGACCCGACTTCATACAATCTTTCCATGGACTGAACAACagtccaagtacgaccaatgtCGATGTTTTCCTTTAGCAAAGCCTCATATTCAGGAGTGATCCTAGTGTTGAATGTTTCCATACCTAGTATCCTTCTCTGAGACATTTTCTccataaccttcaaactaacataataaaaacacaaaacataaaatcaaaaacatgATCCAGAAGGAATGCAGATAAAACATGTACATTTTTGTACACATTAAGGAAATCCATGTGTACAATAATGTACACACATTTGCAGAATCACAGATGAACATGTGTACAAATATCTACAGAACAAGCAAATCCATGTATGCAACAATGTAGACATACTTGcataaataaaaaactaaacataaaactcaccATATCGCATCGAGAAGAACAAAACAAGGCAACTTTTTGAAAGGAAGAACCCAGTTGTTAAAAGACTCGGCAAGAGTTGAAGAGTGAGCACCATATCTGCATATAGGGAAAAACGCATTTGCCCATTTCTCCTTTGGAATAGTCCTGATATAGTTAGCAACATGTCCAGCTCCAATTGCATGCATTCCCCTCAAAGCTTCTTCAAAGTTTGCTGGTGTGTAAGAGTACGCatctttgtaaaacaaatcaagaaCGGGATTCGAATTCGCATCACCTGATCCAATGGGGAGATTGCATTTGATGTGGTAAAAGAAATAGCTGTGATGTGAATTAGGAGAATATTTTGGAATGCCCTGCAGAAGTCCTTCATGACGATCACTAAGTAAAATAAACGGACGACCATC
Proteins encoded:
- the LOC113338004 gene encoding uncharacterized protein LOC113338004, with the translated sequence MGGVKAVRIAVDKYKMATGHNIAILKNDKTRFTAKCEEDGCAWRIHFCPVNGDTSRFVLKDSNAHSLKPRQIMSLFKKTYGSNIKYHHARRGKEAVFEEQYGDDEKSYSDFTWYVKAIEKTNPDSYVKFEVEDGTSRFHRIFVCYGACKHNYRYLRPMIYLDATFLTGRYKGTLMAATCINGNNEFYPFAFTIGIPKYSPNSHHSYFFYHIKCNLPIGSGDANSNPVLDLFYKDAYSYTPANFEEALRGMHAIGAGHVANYIRTIPKEKWANAFFPICRYGAHSSTLAESFNNWVLPFKKLPCFVLLDAICLKVMEKMSQRRILGMETFNTRITPEYEALLKENIDIGRTWTVVQSMERLYEVGSPRTHSVDLLQKTCTCHRWRVNGFPCAHACAAIQDTREDIYSFVEPYFTTEWYNMTYQEIILPIPNYDKPQSYDPSDRVIVPIPVPPPGRRRTQRFNNAYEKQKRKMMCTKCFTLGHHNRAAYPML